The Coccidioides posadasii str. Silveira chromosome 5, complete sequence genome has a segment encoding these proteins:
- the TRM82 gene encoding tRNA (guanine-N(7)-)-methyltransferase non-catalytic subunit trm82 (BUSCO:407348at4751~EggNog:ENOG410PM4G~COG:S~BUSCO:5739at33183), protein MSLRYPISRIRHFRCQLRELLAAVAGPSIQIFDAGTGSLLSSWPPASFLRPLDSDISPDRASSADTCAEPPEKRRKLTPPVNESGEAQTEQSAKAKARRSETAEQAWSTIPILVISGTGDHIVAVTGEDKCLRVFEVKQDGKLTQLTERCMPKRPCAISLTPDNNTILCGDKFGDVYSLPLLPRDEVVLPLRKAAESSKPFQPSATKLTVHTQRNLKALEQQLRTPRAAQEKLEPSFQHRLLLGHVSMLTDLILAPVPSDSSTSPRLYIITSDRDEHIRVSRGPSQAHIIHGYCLGHTSFVSKLCIPPWDPRSLISGGGDNCIICWDWLAGRVAQTISLVHDGDVAESTKAQPPQSDAPDIAVSGIYAIPFSGNPGLTEHARGGILVALEGVSRLLAFSFGTNGRLTALAPIELSGNALDVVALDDRGTILVSVDNVHKPGSTKELRDSAIGPKLLQCFSARSDGGLKWEESSTQAATTINSRETVDIIAETESRKQVQKISDSLYGIGNLRKWARGEDG, encoded by the exons ATGAGTCTGCGATATCCAATCTCGCGCATCCGCCACTTCAGATGTCAGCTACGGGAGCTTCTTGCGGCGGTAGCGGGGCCATCGATACAGATATTTGACGCCGGGACTGGGTCCCTGCTGTCGAGCTGGCCCCCTGCTTCTTTTCTGCGGCCACTGGACTCCGATATATCACCCGATCGAGCTTCCAGTGCTGATACCTGTGCAGAACCACCTGAGAAAAGGAGGAAATTAACCCCTCCTGTCAACGAAAGCGGGGAAGCTCAAACCGAGCAGAGCGCGAAGGCTAAAGCTAGAAGATCTGAGACTGCGGAGCAAGCATGGTCAACAATTCCCATTCTTGTCATTTCAGGGACTGGAGACCATATTGTTGCCGTGACAGGAGAGGACAAGTGTTTACGGGTTTTTGAAGTCAAGCAGGATGGAAAGCTCACCCAATTGACAGAGCG ATGCATGCCAAAGCGGCCCTGTGCAATTTCACTGACCCCGGACAATAATACAATCCTGTGCGGAGATAAATTCGGCGATGTTTACTCTCTACCTTTGCTCCCCAGAGACGAAGTTGTTTTGCCATTGAGAAAAGCGGCAGAATCTTCGAAACCTTTCCAGCCATCTGCCACCAAGCTTACCGTCCACACACAAAGAAACTTGAAGGCCCTTGAGCAACAGCTCCGCACTCCCCGTGCCGCCCAGGAAAAGTTGGAGCCTTCGTTTCAGCACAGGCTTTTACTCGGCCATGTGTCCATGCTCACTGATCTCATTCTCGCACCCGTACCATCCGACTCTTCCACCAGCCCTCGTTTGTATATCATCACCTCGGACCGTGATGAGCACATTCGTGTCTCCCGAGGACCTTCCCAGGCTCATATTATACACGGTTATTGCCTAGGCCATACATCTTTTGTGAGCAAGCTCTGCATTCCGCCCTGGGACCCTAGGTCCCTGATATCTGGTGGCGGCGATAATTGTATTATCTGTTGGGATTGGTTGGCTGGGCGTGTCGCACAGACCATTTCATTGGTGCACGATGGTGACGTTGCGGAAAGCACAAAGGCTCAACCGCCCCAATCCGATGCACCTGATATAGCAGTCTCAGGTATCTATGCGATACCTTTCTCTGGGAATCCTGGTCTCACCGAGCACGCCCGCGGGGGAATTTTGGTTGCTCTGGAGGG TGTTTCGAGGCTATTAGCGTTCAGCTTTGGCACTAATGGTCGCCTTACTGCCCTTGCTCCCATTGAATTATCCGGAAACGCCCTTGATGTTGTAGCTCTCGATGACAGGGGCACCATTCTAGTCTCCGTTGATAATGTCCATAAACCTGGGTCGACTAAGGAGCTGAGAGACTCTGCTATCGGCCCCAAACTTCTTCAGTGCTTTTCTGCGAGAAGTGACGGAGGTCTAAAATGGGAAGAAAGCTCCACGCAGGCAGCAACCACAATCAATAGCCGTGAAACCGTAGACATTATTGCTGAGACTGAAAGCCGAAAGCAAGTACAAAAGATTTCCGACTCCCTGTACGGAATAGGGAATTTGAGGAAGTGGGCCCGGGGTGAAGACGGATAA
- a CDS encoding uncharacterized protein (EggNog:ENOG410PH7U~COG:U~TransMembrane:2 (i28-46o397-418i)~BUSCO:6191at33183) produces the protein MPVKSRFTRLDAFAKTVEDARIRTRSGGVVTIVSLIVVILLVWGEWRDYRRVVVLPELIVDKGRGERMEIHLNITFPHLPCQLLTLDVMDVSGEQQSGVIHGVNKVRLSAASEGGHALDVETVDLDKKDQAPLHLDPGYCGSCYDGIPPPNAKKPGCCNTCDEVREAYALRNWAFGRGEGVEQCEQEGYGSKIDSQRNEGCRLEGILRVNKVVGNFHVAPGRSFTNGYMHAHDLKTYYETPVKHTMSHIIHQLRFGPQLPDELSQKWKWTDHHHTNPLDSTSQTTEDPKFNFMYFVKVVSTSYLPLGWDASLSSEVHSRLSSDAPLGKQGIQLGQYGSIETHQYSVTSHKRSIEGGDDSAEGHKERVHTAGGIPGVFFNYDISPMKVINREARTKSLSGFLTGVCAVIGGTLTVAAAVDRALYEGSVRVKKLHKS, from the exons ATGCCGGTCAAATCCCGCTTCACACGGTTGGATGCATTTGCCAAAACCGTGGAAGATGCGCGAATCCGGACAAGGTCAGGAGGCGTCGTCACCATCGTCTCATTGATCGTGGTCATTCTTTTAGTATGGGGAGAATGGAGGGATTACAGAAGGGTTGTAGTGCTTCCAGAGCTGATTGTAGACAAGGGGAGAG GGGAACGGATGGAAATTCACCTCAACATAACCTTTCCTCATCTACCTTGTCAGCTTCTTACACTCGATGTTATGGATGTCTCCGGCGAGCAACAAAGCGGCGTCATTCACGGAGTCAACAAGGTCCGTCTGAGCGCCGCGTCCGAAGGTGGCCATGCACTTGATGTGGAGACAGTAGACCT CGACAAAAAAGACCAAGCTCCATTGCACCTGGATCCAGGATACTGCGGCTCCTGCTATGACGGCATCCCTCCGCCAAATGCAAAGAAGCCTGGATGCTGCAACACCTGCGACGAGGTGCGAGAAGCTTACGCCTTGCGCAACTGGGCTTTTGGGAGAGGAGAAGGTGTCGAACAGTGCGAACAGGAGGGCTACGGCTCGAAGATCGACTCCCAGAGGAACGAAGGCTGTCGGCTCGAGGGCATCCTTCGGGTCAACAAGGTCGTCGGGAATTTCCACGTCGCCCCCGGCCGCAGCTTCACAAACGGCTACATGCACGCCCATGATCTAAAAACCTACTACGAGACCCCCGTGAAGCACACGATGTCCCACATCATCCACCAGCTTCGCTTCGGTCCGCAGCTCCCCGACGAGCTGTCTCAGAAGTGGAAATGGACCGACCACCACCACACCAATCCGCTAGACTCCACCTCTCAAACCACCGAAGATCCGAAATTCAACTTCATGTATTTTGTTAAGGTGGTCTCGACGTCCTACCTCCCTCTGGGCTGGGACGCTTCTCTCTCCTCCGAGGTGCATTCGCGCCTCTCGTCCGACGCCCCGCTCGGCAAGCAAGGCATCCAGCTCGGGCAATACGGCAGTATCGAAACGCACCAGTACTCCGTGACCTCCCATAAGCGCTCGATAGAAGGTGGAGACGACTCCGCAGAAGGCCACAAGGAGCGCGTGCACACGGCAGGAGGGATTCCCGGCGTGTTTTTCAACTACGACATCTCCCCCATGAAGGTCATCAACCGTGAGGCGAGAACGAAGAGCCTTTCTGGATTTCTAACGGGCGTGTGTGCAGTTATTGGCGGCACCTTGACGGTTGCCGCTGCTGTTGATAGAGCTCTATACGAGGGATCGGTGCGGGTGAAGAAGTTGCATAAGAGCTGA
- the RPP0 gene encoding 60S ribosomal protein uL10 (BUSCO:327884at4751~EggNog:ENOG410PGUR~COG:J~BUSCO:12065at33183), with translation MGGRSATKTAYFEKLKNLLDEYKSVFIVSVDNVSSQQMHEIRLSLRGEAVVLMGKNTMVRRALKGFIVDNPEYERLLPHVKGNVGFIFTNADLKEVRTKILANRVAAPARAGAIAPADVWVPAGNTGMEPGKTSFFQALGVPTKIARGTIEITTDLKLVEVGGKVGPSEATLLNMLNISPFTYGMTVAQIYDDGQTFSPAVLDIEEEQLIASLQSAIKTITTISLAVNFPTLPSVMHSLVNGYKKALAIAVETDYSWSEIEELKDRIANPDAYAVAAPTGPAETKGEEKAAAKEEEEEEESEEDGGFGGLFD, from the exons ATGGGGGGCAGATCAGCTACTAAGACAGCTTATTTCGAGAAGCTGAAGAACCTTCTCGATGAATACAAGTCGGTGTTCATTGTCAGTGTTGACAATGTCAGCTCCCAGCAGATGCACGAAATCCGTCTGAGCCTTCGCGGCGAGGCCGTTGTGCTCATGGGAAAGAACACTATG GTTCGCCGTGCTCTTAAGGGATTTATCGTCGATAACCCAGAATATGAGCGATTGTTGCCTCACGTCAAGG GCAATGTCGGCTTTATCTTCACAAACGCTGACCTGAAGGAGGTCCGCACCAAGATCTTGGCCAACAGAGTTGCTGCTCCAGCTCGTGCCGGTGCTATCGCTCCCGCCGATGTCTGGGTTCCTGCTGGTAACACCGGTATGGAACCCGGTAAGACTTCCTTCTTCCAGGCTTTGGGTGTCCCCACCAAGATTGCTCGTGGTACCATTGAAATCACGACCGATCTTAAGCTCGTTGAGGTTGGCGGCAAAGTCGGTCCTTCCGAGGCGACCCTTCTCAACATGTTGAACATCTCTCCGTTCACGTACGGTATGACTGTTGCTCAGATTTACGACGACGGCCAGACCTTCAGCCCTGCTGTCTTGGATATTGAGGAGGAGCAGCTCATCGCTTCTCTCCAATCTGCCATTAAAACCATCACCACCATCTCTTTGGCTGTTAACTTCCCCACCTTGCCATCCGTTATGCACTCTCTTGTCAACGGTTACAAGAAGGCTTTGGCTATTGCTGTTGAGACTGATTACAGCTGGAGCGAGATTGAGGAACTCAAAGATCGCATTGCCAACCCCGATGCCTATGCCGTTGCTGCCCCAACTGGCCCGGCTGAGACCAAGGGTGAGGAGAAGGCAGCTGccaaggaagaagaagaagaggaagagagtgAAGAGGATGGAG GATTCGGTGGTCTCTTCGATTAA
- the MEX67 gene encoding nuclear mRNA export, poly(A)+RNA binding protein (EggNog:ENOG410PK9N~COG:A~BUSCO:3378at33183) has translation MLQIPSARMNSSRPSRGSRSRTGTPDRGGIRKRGAAQRVDRDGDLDMGVGGAGRGRGIGRAHTRGDLSRRATPASRHGGDKEKTLDALQKAIFGASSQANIRRGRTSGMEADRGLSQLKVRGWKASRAASNPDGGVESLIAFLEKKATPPDPNSGVRLKIIKSRVEGDALVVSVRPEQVDWVLRISGFSFAGAPLTVERHDKSGFGGPVGGPSPGAADTKAKMTAFLAKRYFEPKKLLDLSKLGTDPDLIEMGMFNTTSTESKFFPALMKICELTFDSSEKRRTAVESVSLAENQLSNVAPVTSLAQTFPDLKNLDLSNNRLRSTENMSSWRWKFRKLEFLDLTGNEAIAQPGFKETMLKWYPNLQTLNNTPVRTPEEIAAQKKTPIPVKGPVFHDESSIAENFLKAFFFNFDNNKDEVLNGMYDERSIFSLNVNVLAPRALQNETPAGWDGYIKKSRNLQRINHLSARMSRAYVGVENIRNAWNSLPRTNHPGILTNPKDWLIECNPIPGLLDITGQSKTGVGGLLITVHGKFDELDMETGSKLQTRSFDRTFVLGPGRGPGGVRVSNDMLCLRAFGDCQAWIPEDQHNIPATVPAQTMVQPATQPLPAVQPIPAVQPVPSAQGAHPQAKPGYGVSAPGKTDEQVKREQLVLEISFKTRMTLEFSEMALSGNNWNMEAALKNFEELKAQGKLPANAFLPGV, from the exons ATGCTACAAATTCCTTCCGCCAGGATGAATAGTTCCCGCCCTTCGAGAGGCTCTCGAAGCCGCACTGGCACTCCGGACCGAGGTGGCATTCGCAAACGAGGAGCCGCCCAACGAGTGGATAGAGATGGAGATCTAGACATGGGCGTCGGAGGGGCCGGAAGAGGACGTGGTATAGGAAGAGCTCATACCCGAGGCGATCTATCTCGTCGAGCAACCCCGGCATCGAGACACGGAGGAGACAAAGAGAAGACGTTAGACGCCCTGCAAAAAGCCATTTTTGGGGCCTCGTCTCAGGCAAACATCAGGCGTGGGAGAACAAGTGGTATGGAAGCGGATCGAGGCCTATCCCAGCTTAAAGTTCGTGGATGGAAAGCAAGCAGAGCCGCTTCGAATCCCGATGGCGGTGTCGAGAGCCTTATCGCCTTTCTCGAAAAGAAAGCCACGCCCCCAGACCCAAACTCTGGCGTCCGGTTAAAAATAATAAAG TCGCGAGTTGAAGGAGACGCCCTGGTCGTCTCAGTGCGTCCTGAACAGGTGGATTGGGTGTTACGCATCAGTGGATTTTCATTCGCTGGAGCGCCGCTTACAGTTGAGAGACACGACAAATCGGGGTTTGGAGGACCTGTTGGCGGTCCTTCTCCCGGTGCAGCTGATACGAAGGCCAAAATGACAGCCTTCTTGGCGAAAAGATACTTCGAACCGAAAAAACTGCTTGACCTGTCGAAACTAGGCACAGACCCAGATCTTATTGAGATGGGCATGTTCAACACTACTTCCACTGAATCGAAATTCTTCCCGGCATTGATGAAAATATGCGAGCTCACCTTCGACAGCAGTGAGAAAAGAAGAACTGCGGTCGAAAGCGTGAGCCTAGCCGAGAACCAACTGTCAAATGTCGCCCCGGTGACATCTCTGGCACAAACTTTTCCAGATTTGAAAAATTTAGATTTGTCGAATAATCGACTCCGAAGTACAGAAAATATGAGCAGCTGGAGATGGAAATTCCGCAAGCTTGAATTTCTCGATTTGACGGGGAATGAAGCTATCGCACAACCCGGCTTCAAGGAAACGATGCTAAAATGGTATCCAAACCTCCAAACTCTGAACAACACTCCCGTCAGAACGCCGGAGGAGATTGCAGCCCAGAAAAAGACACCGATCCCTGTTAAGGGGCCTGTTTTCCACGACGAATCCTCCATTGCAGAAAACTTTCTTAAGGCCTTTTTCTTCAATTTCGATAATAATAAAGACGAAGTTCTAAACGGAATGTACGACGAGAGATCGATATTTTCACTTAATGTGAATGTCCTTGCACCACGTGCGCTGCAAAACGAGACGCCCGCCGGCTGGGACGGATATATCAAAAAAAGCAGAAATCTTCAAAGAATCAATCACCTTTCCGCGCGAATGTCGCGGGCTTATGTGGGTGTTGAAAACATTCGAAATGCATGGAATTCATTACCACGAACGAATCATCCTGGAATTTTAACGAACCCGAAAGATTGGCTTATCGAATGCAACCCCATTCCAGGACTTCTAGACATCACAGGCCAGAGCAAGACAGGCGTTGGCGGCCTTCTCATCACTGTCCACGGGAAATTTGATGAACTGGATATGGAAACTGGGAGCAAACTACAAACGCGAAGTTTCGATCGCACCTTTGTTCTCGGCCCAGGCCGCGGACCGGGAGGAGTAAGAGTCAGTAATGATATGTTGTGCTTAAGGGCTTTTGGCGACTGCCAGGCATGGATTCCCGAAGATCAGCACAATATTCCTGCAACAGTACCTGCACAAACAATGGTGCAGCCCGCAACCCAACCCTTGCCTGCAGTCCAACCCATACCCGCAGTCCAACCTGTACCCTCCGCCCAAGGGGCCCATCCGCAAGCTAAACCTGGATATGGGGTGTCAGCACCCGGGAAAACGGACGAACAGGTGAAAAGGGAACAACTGGTACTTGAGATAAGCTTTAAGACAAGAATGACACTGGAATTCTCCGAAATGGCCCTTAGTGGCAATAATTGGAATATGGAAGCGGCGTTGAAAAATTTTGAAGAGCTAAAG GCGCAAGGGAAACTCCCAGCAAATGCATTTCTACCGGGGGTGTAG
- the VPS53 gene encoding Vacuolar protein sorting-associated protein 53 (BUSCO:75456at4751~EggNog:ENOG410PGSP~COG:U~BUSCO:2109at33183) translates to MSTRTLMPTNNAQVEDPLDGADYNPIDHLNAIFSHPSTLASVSNTSQVLLDYQDELDQDIAKLTEAQVASNRESVERVQTAKADMAELFQKIDDVRERALKTEQAITEMTADIKQLDNAKKNLTLSMTTLKRLQMLTTAYEQLKALSKSRQYRDCAQLLQAVIQLMSHFKSYRSIDQIATLSRNVADIQRELLEQVCEDFEMIFAKGELHQKKNVLFEGCLVMEALGDVARSRLVTWYCNTQLREYRQVFRGNEEAGSLDNISRRYSWFRRMLKTYDEEHATIFPTSWKVGEILANTFCEGTREDFKGILSRSVQSGQTLDVNLLLSCLQETLEFEQSLDKHFTTASRASIDTFTSSELPAFSHSISEAFTPYLGVWVEAQDKQLATLIMKYRQQPVKPKDEEFTPQLVIQSSTDLFTFYRHSLAQCAKLSTGNSLAELSKVFAKYLDQYAQQVLLFHISEKASGQTPSKTPSLEELIMVLNTGDYCYSTCNQLEEKIKGRVDETFKQTIDLQSQADSFMGIASAVVRILVRKVELELEPAWKEMRNIAWSKLDAVGDQSSYVEVLLTRCKGNAEEIFSMLHKQQYARTFADHLVENVSNSFVSNIYQCRPISETGAEQMLLDSYSVKNGLSNLLDPAPAGFSKRLNATFQKVDTLLKTLQVRTAPAEALVQAYLIHVADKNDNNFRKILDIKGIRGKVEQNRLLELFQIHKASDRHAANLQASNPLIAQLQPQASIVASQSGNVTQGLGLSGLGASQGPSLASSTLQTRFDASTFGSALISAARDGVDRLGTPGLGTLGVNPASGGAVNRTGTPPPGEAVTAVGEAGEGGLAAAGLHAANLNENLKNIGKFFRRDLGGLGGRFGRGDDGLR, encoded by the exons ATGTCAACAAGAACACTTATGCCGACAAACAATGCCCAGGTGGAAGATCCGCTGGATGGAG CCGACTACAATCCTATCGACCATCTGAACGCGATATTCTCCCATCCCTCTACCCTCGCCTCCGTTTCAAATACATCTCAAGTGCTCCTGGACTACCAAGATGAACTCGATCAAGATATCGCAAAGCTCACGGAGGCGCAGGTCGCCTCCAATAGAGAAAGCGTGGAACGCGTCCAAACCGCCAAAGCAGACATGGCGGAACTCTTCCAGAAGATCGACGACGTGCGCGAACGGGCGTTGAAGACTGAGCAGGCAATCACGGAAATGACGGCAGATATCAAACAACTGGATAATGCGAAGAAGAATCTGACGCTGTCTATGACGACGTTGAAAAGGTTGCAGATGTTAACGACCGCGTACGAGCAGCTGAAGGCGTTAAGCAAGTCGAGGCAGTACAGGGATTGTGCGCAGTTGTTGCAGGCAGTCATTCAGTTAATGTCGCATTTCAAGTCATATCGATCTATCGACCAGATTGCTACTTTGAGTCGGAATGTGGCGGATATACAAAGGGAGTTGTTGGAGCAGGTCTGTGAAGACTTTGAGATGATATTCGCAAAGGGCGAACTTCATCAAAAGAAGAACGTCTTATTCGAAGGATGCCTGGTTATGGAAGCACTAGGGGATGTGGCAAGATCGAGACTCGTCACTTGGTATTGCAACACCCAGTTAAGGGAGTATAGACAGGTGTTTAGAGGTAACGAAGAAGCGGGCTCGCTCGATAACATATCAAGGAGGTATTCGTGGTTTAGAAGGATGCTGAAGACGTACGATGAGGAACATGCAACAATCTTTCCGACGTCTTGGAAAGTTGGTGAGATTCTAGCCAACACCTTTTGCGAAGGGACTCGGGAAGACTTCAAGGGAATCTTGTCCCGTTCTGTTCAGAGTGGGCAAACCCTTGATGTGAACTTGCTACTTTCCTGCCTACAGGAAACACTCGAGTTTGAGCAGTCACTCGACAAACATTTTACAACGGCTTCTCGAGCTTCAATCGATACGTTTACTTCAAGTGAATTGCCTGCGTTCTCCCACTCGATATCGGAAGCTTTCACGCCTTACCTCGGCGTATGGGTTGAGGCCCAGGATAAGCAGCTAGCTACGCTTATAATGAAGTATCGACAACAACCAGTTAAGCCAAAGGACGAGGAATTCACTCCACAGCTTGTCATTCAATCTTCCACGGACCTCTTTACGTTTTATCGCCATTCTCTCGCACAATGTGCCAAACTATCGACAGGAAATAGCCTGGCAGAGTTATCAAAAGTTTTTGCGAAATACCTCGATCAATATGCGCAGCAAGTTCTGCTATTTCACATCAGTGAGAAAGCCAGTGGGCAAACTCCATCCAAAACACCGTCCCTGGAGGAGCTCATCATGGTTCTAAACACAGGAGACTACTGTTACTCGACCTGCAATCAATTGGAGGAAAAGATCAAAGGCCGAGTTGACGAGACTTTCAAACAGACTATTGACTTACAAAGCCAGGCGGACTCCTTCATGGGTATCGCCAGCGCTGTTGTTCGCATACTCGTTCGCAAAGTGGAATTAGAGCTGGAGCCGGCCTGGAAGGAAATGCGAAATATAGCTTGGAGCAAGCTTGACGCCGTGGGCGATCAAAGCTCCTACGTTGAGGTGCTGTTAACGAGATGCAAAGGAAATGCAGAAGAAATCTTTTCGATGCTCCATAAACAACAGTATGCACGAACCTTCGCAGATCACCTCGTTGAGAACGTTTCAAACAGCTTTGTTTCCAATATTTATCAGTGTAGACCGATTTCTGAGACCGGTGCTGAACAG ATGCTCCTTGATAGCTATTCAGTAAAGAACGGTCTATCTAATCTTCTCGATCCTGCTCCTGCTGGCTTCTCCAAACGCCTCAACGCTACATTCCAGAAAGTAGACACGCTCCTGAAAACGCTCCAAGTCCGAACTGCCCCGGCGGAAGCCCTCGTACAAGCTTATCTCATTCATGTCGCCGACAAGAACGACAATAATTTCCGCAAGATCCTCGATATCAAAGGAATACGCGGCAAGGTAGAACAGAATCGATTACTCGAGCTATTCCAGATCCACAAGGCTTCCGATCGCCACGCGGCGAATTTACAGGCGAGTAACCCGCTCATTGCGCAGCTGCAGCCACAGGCTTCCATTGTGGCCTCCCAGTCTGGAAATGTCACTCAGGGATTGGGGCTGAGTGGCCTTGGAGCTTCTCAAGGCCCGTCTTTGGCGAGTAGTACCCTTCAGACGAGATTCGATGCGTCAACATTTGGGTCAGCGCTTATATCTGCCGCCCGAGACGGAGTTGATAGGCTAGGTACACCAGGTTTGGGGACCTTGGGTGTTAATCCTGCCTCTGGGGGAGCTGTGAATAGGACGGGAACTCCACCCCCTGGGGAGGCAGTGACCGCTGTTGGTGAGGCGGGTGAAGGCGGTCTCGCTGCCGCTGGACTCCACGCGGCTAATTTAAATGAGAATCTGAAGAACATCGGCAAGTTTTTCCGGAGAGATTTGGGAGGGTTAGGAGGACGATTTGGAAGAGGGGATGATGGTCTGCGATGA